Within the Oncorhynchus gorbuscha isolate QuinsamMale2020 ecotype Even-year unplaced genomic scaffold, OgorEven_v1.0 Un_scaffold_11526, whole genome shotgun sequence genome, the region aaatatgCTTTTGTGCAcacggaacatttctgggatcttttatttcaggtcatgaaacatggggTACAtgttacatgggaccaacacgttacatgttacatgggaccaacacgttacatgttacatgggaacaacacgttacatgttacatgggaacaacacgttacatgttacatgggaacaacacgttacatgttacatgggaccaacacgttacacatgttacatgggaccaacacgttacatgttacatgggaccaacacgttaCATGTTACATGGGACCGTTACAtgttacatgggaccaacacgttacatgttacatgggaccaacacgttacatgttacatgggaacaacacgttacatgttacatgggaccaacacgttacatgttacatgggaccaacacgttacatgttacatgggaacaacacgttacatgttacatgggaccaacacgttacatgttacatgggaccaacacgttacatgttacatgggaacaacacgttacatgttacatgggaacaacacgttacatgttacatgggaccaacacgttacatgttacatgggaacaacacgttacatgttacatgggaccaacacgttaCATGTTACATGGGAACAACACGTTACATGTTGAAATTTacatactgaacaaaattataaacgcatcatgtgaagtgttggttCCATGAGATGAACAGACGTGAACAGAGCCATTCAAGGCTGTCATCTTTTCAAACTAATTCTTCCCCATAAACTCACGTCTAGCCAAAGCACTGATGACACAAAGCCTACATCAATCTAAAGTCCATGAATCTAAAGGACATGAATCTAAAGGCCATGAATCTAAAGGACATGAATCTAAAGGCCATGAATCTAAAGGACATGAATCTAAAGGACATGAATCTAAAGGACATGAATCTAAAGGACATGAATCTAAAGGCCATGAATCTAAAGGCCATGAATCTAAAGTCCATGAATCTAAAGGACATGAATCTAAAGGCCATGAATCTAAAGGCCATGAATCTAAAGGCCATGAATCTAAAGGCCATGAATCTAAAGGCCATGAATCTAAAGGACATGAATCTAAAGGACATGAATCTAAAGGACATGAATCTAAAGGCCATGAATCTAAAGGACATGAATCTAAAGGCCATGAATCTAAAGGCCATGAATCTAAAGGCCATGAATCTAAAGGCCATGAATCTAAAGGCCATGAATCTAAAGGCCATGAATCTAAAGGCCATGAATCTAAAGGCCATGAATCTAAAGTCCATGAATCTAAAGGACATGAATCTAAAGGCCATGAATCTAAAGGCCATGAATCTAAAGGCCATGAATCTAAAGGCCATGAATCTAAAGGACATGAATCTAAAGGACATGAATCTAAAGGCCATGAATCTAAAGGCCATGAATCTAAAGGCCATGAATCTAAAGGACATGAATCTAAAGGACATGAATCTAAAGGACATGAATCTAAAGGACATGAATCTAAAGGCCATGAATCTAAAGGACATGAATCTAAAGGCCATGAATCTAAAGGCCATGAATCTAAAGGCCATGAATCTAAAGGACATGAATCTAAAGGACATGAATCTAAAGGACATGAATCTAAAGGCCATGAATCTAAAGGACATGAATCTAAAGGACATGAATCTAAAGGCCATGAATCTAAAGGCCATGAAGGCCATGAATTGTTCTTAGAAAGCACAGGTACATGTTACTATAACAGTAACGTTATGTGAATAACCTTACGGTGGTGGAACTCTATTCAGTCAGCTCGTATACCATGGATGATGAAAAGGATGGAAGTTGTTTAACAGTATAGGACTGTGACTGGAACCAATGGTAGGTCTCCATTCTGGAACCAATGGTAGGTCTCCATTCGACACAGTTCCAAAGCGATGCCAGTCTTTTATGTGCCCAGTCTGACTGATGAAGGTTAGCCAGGTATGGAACAACGGATGTCAGTTGAGAATAACCTTTACAAAGGGTCAGGTAAACTCTGTCTGCTTCTCACGACAGGCATCTTTTATCAAGAGAGGGACATCCATCATTCATCGTCTGTGGACTGTTTTTGGCCCGTTTTAAAATGATTCAGACATACTACCGCTCTGAGTGACCGCTAGAAGAGATCTTTGACTCTATCATCCTGATTGatcatctccacacacacacacgcacagacacacgcacacacacacacgcacacagacagacagacacacacacacacacacacacacacacacacgcagagcagacagacagacagacagacagacagacacacacagacagacagacacacagacagacacacacacacacacacacacacacacacacacacacacacacacacacacacacacagacacacagacacacacacagacagacagacaggcttttccagacagacagacagacagacagacagacagacagacagacagacagacagacagacagacagacagacagacagacagacagacagacagacagacagacagacagacagacaga harbors:
- the LOC124030438 gene encoding uncharacterized protein in mobD 3'region-like, which produces MNLKDMNLKAMNLKDMNLKAMNLKDMNLKDMNLKDMNLKDMNLKAMNLKAMNLKSMNLKDMNLKAMNLKAMNLKAMNLKAMNLKAMNLKDMNLKDMNLKDMNLKAMNLKDMNLKAMNLKAMNLKAMNLKAMNLKAMNLKAMNLKAMNLKAMNLKSMNLKDMNLKAMNLKAMNLKAMNLKAMNLKDMNLKDMNLKAMNLKAMNLKAMNLKDMNLKDMNLKDMNLKDMNLKAMNLKDMNLKAMNLKAMNLKAMNLKDMNLKDMNLKDMNLKAMNLKDMNLKDMNLKAMNLKAMKAMNCS